A window of Onychostoma macrolepis isolate SWU-2019 chromosome 01, ASM1243209v1, whole genome shotgun sequence contains these coding sequences:
- the LOC131547133 gene encoding uncharacterized protein LOC131547133 isoform X2 produces MIITEIYLEIKHGVFTVNITDLTEEDSGIYWCGAVQRRQQHKNKWISVIDLNISAPASERMPPKPTTSSYYTSKPAATNTASNRPITSSSSVIMFFSKTADAASPKPQPGFTSIIMLSVMGILMVFGFLVFIFFRCTQKKEAVRLRGDVHVLAENLSTKEATHTVCHYEEIICTDDHSGYSLALPVFDERDSYNTLTYSTITFQNTNYSDRTSDGPETSDSATLSP; encoded by the exons ATGATTATAACAGAGATTTACCTGGAAATTAAACATG GAGTTTTCACTGTGAACATCACTGATCTGACAGAAGAGGATTCTGGGATATACTGGTGTGGAGCTGTACAGAGAAGACAACAGCACAAGAACAAGTGGATTTCAGTCATTGATCTGAACATTTCTGCCC CCGCATCAGAGAGGATGCCACCTAAACCAACAACATCATCATATTACACCAGCAAACCAGCAGCAACAAATACTGCATCCAACAGACCCATCACATCTTCATCATCAGTgataatgtttttctcaaagaCTGCGGATGCAGCGTCGCCGAAACCACAACCTG GTTTCACATCAATCATTATGCTGTCAGTTATGGGGATATTGATGGTGTTTGGATTCCTAGTGTTTATTTTCTTCAGATGCACACAAAAGAAAGAAG CAGTGCGGCTGAGAGGTGACGTTCATGTCTTGGCTGAAAATCTGTCCACTAAAGAA GCCACTCATACTGTCTGTCATTATGAAGAGATCATTTGCACAGATGACCATTCTGGCTACAGTTTGGCCCTTCCTGTATTTGATGAACGTGACTCCTATAATACTCTCACCTATTCCACCatcacatttcaaaatacaaactatTCAGACAGGACTTCAGACGGGCCAGAAACAAGCGACTCTGCAACTCTTAGTCCATAA
- the LOC131547133 gene encoding CMRF35-like molecule 6 isoform X1 codes for MIITEIYLEIKHGSSTSLCEKSAIKVSSENNRNGRFSLRDDASAGVFTVNITDLTEEDSGIYWCGAVQRRQQHKNKWISVIDLNISAPASERMPPKPTTSSYYTSKPAATNTASNRPITSSSSVIMFFSKTADAASPKPQPGFTSIIMLSVMGILMVFGFLVFIFFRCTQKKEAVRLRGDVHVLAENLSTKEATHTVCHYEEIICTDDHSGYSLALPVFDERDSYNTLTYSTITFQNTNYSDRTSDGPETSDSATLSP; via the exons ATGATTATAACAGAGATTTACCTGGAAATTAAACATG GAAGCAGCACGTCTCTCTGTGAGAAATCAGCTATCAAAGTTTCATCAGAGAACAACAGAAATGGACGATTCTCTCTGAGAGATGATGCATCTGCAGGAGTTTTCACTGTGAACATCACTGATCTGACAGAAGAGGATTCTGGGATATACTGGTGTGGAGCTGTACAGAGAAGACAACAGCACAAGAACAAGTGGATTTCAGTCATTGATCTGAACATTTCTGCCC CCGCATCAGAGAGGATGCCACCTAAACCAACAACATCATCATATTACACCAGCAAACCAGCAGCAACAAATACTGCATCCAACAGACCCATCACATCTTCATCATCAGTgataatgtttttctcaaagaCTGCGGATGCAGCGTCGCCGAAACCACAACCTG GTTTCACATCAATCATTATGCTGTCAGTTATGGGGATATTGATGGTGTTTGGATTCCTAGTGTTTATTTTCTTCAGATGCACACAAAAGAAAGAAG CAGTGCGGCTGAGAGGTGACGTTCATGTCTTGGCTGAAAATCTGTCCACTAAAGAA GCCACTCATACTGTCTGTCATTATGAAGAGATCATTTGCACAGATGACCATTCTGGCTACAGTTTGGCCCTTCCTGTATTTGATGAACGTGACTCCTATAATACTCTCACCTATTCCACCatcacatttcaaaatacaaactatTCAGACAGGACTTCAGACGGGCCAGAAACAAGCGACTCTGCAACTCTTAGTCCATAA
- the LOC131547052 gene encoding polymeric immunoglobulin receptor-like isoform X2: MIQICDDKLLIFNLLLLMSVLACETSEILTFTAHERGKVEIRCPYESGYEEYKKYLCRGECPRVFKDKVVESESAAQDERFSLNDNKSAQIFTVTITDLRTEDRGQYWCGVKTGVGNYDYNREIYLEIKHVSRVSGVTGEHLNITCHYESELKDNVKFICKGSNTSLCDKSAIKVSSENNSNGRFSLRDNVSAGVFTVNITDLTEEDSGIYWCGAVQRGQARKNKWISVIDLNISAEVVKMLNTHH, translated from the exons ATGATCCAGATCTGTGACGATAAACTCCTCATCTTTAACCTGCTGCTCCTCATGTCAG TCTTGGCATGTGAGACGAGTGAGATCTTGACTTTCACTGCACATGAAAGAGGGAAAGTTGAGATACGGTGTCCATATGAGTCTGGATATGAAGAATATAAGAAGTATCTCTGCAGAGGAGAATGTCCAAGAGTGTTTAAAGATAAAGTTGTTGAATCTGAATCAGCAGCTCAAGACGAGAGATTCTCTCTGAATGACAATAAATCAGCCCAGATCTTCACCGTCACCATCACTGATCTGAGAACAGAGGATCGAGGCCAATACTGGTGTGGAGTTAAGACGGGAGTTGGAAATTATGATTATAACAGAGAGATTTACCTGGAAATTAAACATG TGTCCCGAGTGTCTGGTGTGACTGGAGAGCATCTGAATATTACCTGCCATTATGAAAGTGAATTGAAGGACAATGTCAAATTCATCTGTAAAGGAAGCAACACGTCTCTCTGTGATAAATCAGCTATCAAAGTTTCATCAGAGAACAACAGTAATGGACGATTCTCTCTGAGAGATAATGTGTCTGCAGGAGTTTTCACTGTGAACATCACTGATCTGACAGAAGAGGATTCTGGGATATACTGGTGTGGAGCTGTACAGAGAGGACAAGCGCGCAAGAACAAGTGGATTTCAGTCATTGATCTGAACATTTCTGCTG AAGTAGTGAAGATGCTGAACACACATCACTGA
- the LOC131547052 gene encoding polymeric immunoglobulin receptor-like isoform X4: MIQICDDKLLIFNLLLLMSVLACETSEILTFTAHERGKVEIRCPYESGYEEYKKYLCRGECPRVFKDKVVESESAAQDERFSLNDNKSAQIFTVTITDLRTEDRGQYWCGVKTGVGNYDYNREIYLEIKHVSRVSGVTGEHLNITCHYESELKDNVKFICKGSNTSLCDKSAIKVSSENNSNGRFSLRDNVSAGVFTVNITDLTEEDSGIYWCGAVQRGQARKNKWISVIDLNISAV; this comes from the exons ATGATCCAGATCTGTGACGATAAACTCCTCATCTTTAACCTGCTGCTCCTCATGTCAG TCTTGGCATGTGAGACGAGTGAGATCTTGACTTTCACTGCACATGAAAGAGGGAAAGTTGAGATACGGTGTCCATATGAGTCTGGATATGAAGAATATAAGAAGTATCTCTGCAGAGGAGAATGTCCAAGAGTGTTTAAAGATAAAGTTGTTGAATCTGAATCAGCAGCTCAAGACGAGAGATTCTCTCTGAATGACAATAAATCAGCCCAGATCTTCACCGTCACCATCACTGATCTGAGAACAGAGGATCGAGGCCAATACTGGTGTGGAGTTAAGACGGGAGTTGGAAATTATGATTATAACAGAGAGATTTACCTGGAAATTAAACATG TGTCCCGAGTGTCTGGTGTGACTGGAGAGCATCTGAATATTACCTGCCATTATGAAAGTGAATTGAAGGACAATGTCAAATTCATCTGTAAAGGAAGCAACACGTCTCTCTGTGATAAATCAGCTATCAAAGTTTCATCAGAGAACAACAGTAATGGACGATTCTCTCTGAGAGATAATGTGTCTGCAGGAGTTTTCACTGTGAACATCACTGATCTGACAGAAGAGGATTCTGGGATATACTGGTGTGGAGCTGTACAGAGAGGACAAGCGCGCAAGAACAAGTGGATTTCAGTCATTGATCTGAACATTTCTGCTG TATAG
- the LOC131547129 gene encoding uncharacterized protein LOC131547129, translating to MYRFTGARVLSTVMMKTLLFFTICLVKGHMSDAADAVTGITGGSVIINFQYKPETNKESAKRFCKMLGSECTTMTEVKNDLWIPEERFSMTDNKTLGWISVLIRNLTVNDSRTYRCEADGESLQVKLDVEQESCCGTSEEQTAYLGGTAVIRCKYPEKYKDHLKELYKVQNGSLQPYVTHESNPRFSLDESKQEHVFTVTIVNVNRHDDGVYFCGAYLINYPTKISNSLLFTEIQLHVTDLHIIITVCVCVCLILLLAGGLSLFLFKRRCKKTQGSVSSDQRSTGEGDEVVPSVYYATIPDSGNTTLHPSAQKPIRLNTVYDVAHLPTNPSGSDFYTLAEQPQNMT from the exons ATGTACAGATTCACAGGAGCAAGAGTTTTATCAACAGTGATGATGAAGACCCTCCTGTTCTTCACGATCTGCCTGGTTAAAG GTCACATGAGTGATGCTGCTGACGCTGTGACTGGCATCACAGGAGGAAGTGTCATCATCAACTTTCAATATAAACctgaaacaaataaagaaagtgCAAAAAGATTTTGCAAAATGTTGGGCAGTGAATGTACAACCATGACAGAAGTAAAGAATGATTTATGGATCCCAGAAGAGAGATTCTCTATGACTGATAATAAGACTTTGGGTTGGATTAGTGTGCTCATTAGAAACCTGACCGTAAACGACAGCCGGACGTACAGATGTGAAGCTGATGGTGAATCGTTGCAGGTGAAATTAGATGTGGAACAAG AGTCGTGTTGTGGGACATCAGAGGAACAGACTGCTTATTTAGGAGGAACTGCTGTCATCCGCTGTAAATATCCAGAGAAATATAAAGATCATTTAAAAGAATTGTACAAAGTCCAGAATGGATCACTACAGCCTTATGTTACACATGAAAGCAATCCAAGATTTTCTCTGGATGAAAGCAAACAGGAgcatgtctttactgtgactATTGTGAATGTGAACAGACATGATGATGGGGTGTATTTCTGTGGAGCATATTTGATAAACTATCCTACAAAGATCAGCAACAGTCTGCTTTTCACAGAGATTCAGCTTCATGTTACAG ATCTCCACATCATcattacagtgtgtgtgtgtgtgtgtttgattctgTTGTTAGCCGGAGGActgagtttgtttttgttcaagCGGAGATGTAAAAAGACACAAG GCTCAGTCTCATCAGATCAGAGGAGCACAGGAGAAGGTGATGAG GTAGTTCCATCTGTTTATTATGCAACGATCCCAGACTCTGGAAACACAACATTACACCCGTCTGCTCAGAAACCTATCAGATTAAACACGGTTTATGACGTGGCGCATTTACCCACAAACCCCTCTGGCAGTGATTTCTACACACTGGCTGAACAACCACAAAATATGACATGA
- the LOC131547052 gene encoding polymeric immunoglobulin receptor-like isoform X1: protein MIQICDDKLLIFNLLLLMSVLACETSEILTFTAHERGKVEIRCPYESGYEEYKKYLCRGECPRVFKDKVVESESAAQDERFSLNDNKSAQIFTVTITDLRTEDRGQYWCGVKTGVGNYDYNREIYLEIKHVSRVSGVTGEHLNITCHYESELKDNVKFICKGSNTSLCDKSAIKVSSENNSNGRFSLRDNVSAGVFTVNITDLTEEDSGIYWCGAVQRGQARKNKWISVIDLNISAVTSEMMSSKPTTASFHTSKPVTADTASDKTDTSSSSSLLPSSSPSVLMFSSSSANAGSPKPQQGFTPIIMMVVIGILTGLGFSLFI from the exons ATGATCCAGATCTGTGACGATAAACTCCTCATCTTTAACCTGCTGCTCCTCATGTCAG TCTTGGCATGTGAGACGAGTGAGATCTTGACTTTCACTGCACATGAAAGAGGGAAAGTTGAGATACGGTGTCCATATGAGTCTGGATATGAAGAATATAAGAAGTATCTCTGCAGAGGAGAATGTCCAAGAGTGTTTAAAGATAAAGTTGTTGAATCTGAATCAGCAGCTCAAGACGAGAGATTCTCTCTGAATGACAATAAATCAGCCCAGATCTTCACCGTCACCATCACTGATCTGAGAACAGAGGATCGAGGCCAATACTGGTGTGGAGTTAAGACGGGAGTTGGAAATTATGATTATAACAGAGAGATTTACCTGGAAATTAAACATG TGTCCCGAGTGTCTGGTGTGACTGGAGAGCATCTGAATATTACCTGCCATTATGAAAGTGAATTGAAGGACAATGTCAAATTCATCTGTAAAGGAAGCAACACGTCTCTCTGTGATAAATCAGCTATCAAAGTTTCATCAGAGAACAACAGTAATGGACGATTCTCTCTGAGAGATAATGTGTCTGCAGGAGTTTTCACTGTGAACATCACTGATCTGACAGAAGAGGATTCTGGGATATACTGGTGTGGAGCTGTACAGAGAGGACAAGCGCGCAAGAACAAGTGGATTTCAGTCATTGATCTGAACATTTCTGCTG TTACATCAGAGATGAtgtcatctaaaccaacaacagcTTCATTCCACACCAGCAAACCAGTGACAGCAGATACTGCATCTGACAAAACCGacacatcttcatcatcatcattattaccATCGTCATCACCTTCAGTGTTAATGTTTTCCTCATCATCTGCTAATGCAGGGTCACCAAAACCACAACAAG gTTTCACACCAATCATCATGATGGTGGTCATAGGGATACTCACAGGGCTTGGATTCTCATTGTTCATTTAA
- the LOC131547052 gene encoding polymeric immunoglobulin receptor-like isoform X3 has product MIQICDDKLLIFNLLLLMSVLACETSEILTFTAHERGKVEIRCPYESGYEEYKKYLCRGECPRVFKDKVVESESAAQDERFSLNDNKSAQIFTVTITDLRTEDRGQYWCGVKTGVGNYDYNREIYLEIKHVSRVSGVTGEHLNITCHYESELKDNVKFICKGSNTSLCDKSAIKVSSENNSNGRFSLRDNVSAGVFTVNITDLTEEDSGIYWCGAVQRGQARKNKWISVIDLNISAGHSYCLSL; this is encoded by the exons ATGATCCAGATCTGTGACGATAAACTCCTCATCTTTAACCTGCTGCTCCTCATGTCAG TCTTGGCATGTGAGACGAGTGAGATCTTGACTTTCACTGCACATGAAAGAGGGAAAGTTGAGATACGGTGTCCATATGAGTCTGGATATGAAGAATATAAGAAGTATCTCTGCAGAGGAGAATGTCCAAGAGTGTTTAAAGATAAAGTTGTTGAATCTGAATCAGCAGCTCAAGACGAGAGATTCTCTCTGAATGACAATAAATCAGCCCAGATCTTCACCGTCACCATCACTGATCTGAGAACAGAGGATCGAGGCCAATACTGGTGTGGAGTTAAGACGGGAGTTGGAAATTATGATTATAACAGAGAGATTTACCTGGAAATTAAACATG TGTCCCGAGTGTCTGGTGTGACTGGAGAGCATCTGAATATTACCTGCCATTATGAAAGTGAATTGAAGGACAATGTCAAATTCATCTGTAAAGGAAGCAACACGTCTCTCTGTGATAAATCAGCTATCAAAGTTTCATCAGAGAACAACAGTAATGGACGATTCTCTCTGAGAGATAATGTGTCTGCAGGAGTTTTCACTGTGAACATCACTGATCTGACAGAAGAGGATTCTGGGATATACTGGTGTGGAGCTGTACAGAGAGGACAAGCGCGCAAGAACAAGTGGATTTCAGTCATTGATCTGAACATTTCTGCTG